One window from the genome of Jeotgalibaca sp. MA1X17-3 encodes:
- a CDS encoding MATE family efflux transporter has protein sequence MNEKEILEGNINKTIIKIASPVAVNNLFFGLYGLVDILFVSQIGALELATIVFIQPIESLFVAIGDGLAIGSTSMIGKEIGAGRSGKHIMHQLLILAFLIGSISALLVFLFTRPILLLFSIDPSLLEMATTYFRILSFNILLLFMNRAYYGIKRAQGETMGITVVNTTSIIVKLVFLVVTIFVFDLKFAGVLLSTFMGNAVITGFALYDLFINKRIVSKKDPILIRWDEIKQILTIGFPIMIEKSTMSFGQIIVNKYALAYGVGVLTAFGITNRINSVIFSFLTGFGTGVSILVAQNLGAKNYERVKKFVNQSFIISCTLAFSTISILIIFRTPVAALFTNQDSEVLRHTVNAITVYSVSAIPWAAMQIVIGYFQGTGQTKFNLMISFSRLYVFRIPIIFILTQISSLGEYSVWLGMLISNTLVAIFGYFFLRKKQMELLNQEYKL, from the coding sequence ATGAATGAAAAAGAAATATTAGAAGGGAATATAAATAAAACGATTATTAAAATTGCGAGTCCAGTAGCAGTAAATAATTTGTTTTTTGGTTTATATGGATTAGTAGATATCCTTTTTGTCTCACAAATTGGTGCTTTAGAACTTGCGACAATCGTTTTTATTCAACCAATTGAGAGTCTATTTGTAGCGATTGGTGATGGTTTAGCAATTGGAAGTACAAGTATGATTGGGAAAGAAATTGGTGCAGGTAGAAGTGGAAAACATATTATGCACCAATTGTTAATTTTAGCTTTTTTAATTGGAAGTATTTCAGCGTTGCTAGTTTTCTTGTTTACTCGTCCAATCCTTCTGCTATTTTCAATTGACCCAAGTTTACTTGAAATGGCGACAACCTATTTTCGAATTCTATCTTTTAATATTCTACTGTTATTTATGAATCGAGCTTACTATGGAATCAAACGTGCCCAAGGCGAAACAATGGGAATTACAGTAGTAAATACAACATCTATTATAGTAAAGTTAGTATTTCTTGTTGTAACTATTTTTGTTTTTGATTTAAAATTTGCAGGAGTCTTATTATCCACATTTATGGGTAATGCTGTTATAACCGGATTTGCACTTTATGATTTATTTATTAACAAAAGAATAGTTAGCAAAAAAGATCCTATTTTAATTAGATGGGATGAGATCAAGCAAATTCTTACGATCGGATTTCCTATTATGATTGAAAAATCTACGATGTCTTTTGGACAAATCATCGTAAACAAATATGCTTTAGCCTATGGCGTAGGCGTATTAACTGCATTTGGAATTACTAATCGTATTAACTCCGTTATCTTTTCTTTCTTAACAGGTTTTGGAACAGGTGTATCTATATTAGTAGCTCAAAATTTAGGGGCTAAAAATTATGAGCGTGTAAAGAAATTTGTTAATCAGAGTTTCATAATATCTTGTACACTTGCTTTTAGTACCATATCCATCCTCATTATATTTAGAACTCCTGTAGCAGCGTTATTTACAAATCAGGATTCTGAAGTTTTGAGACATACTGTCAACGCGATTACCGTCTATTCAGTCTCAGCAATTCCATGGGCAGCCATGCAAATTGTTATCGGGTATTTCCAAGGAACCGGACAAACAAAGTTTAACTTGATGATTAGTTTTTCGAGACTGTATGTATTTAGAATACCAATTATTTTTATTCTTACACAAATTT
- a CDS encoding SDR family NAD(P)-dependent oxidoreductase encodes MTKLAMITGGTTGIGLATAKSLGALGYSIILNGIDKEQGAAAEKELKDLGVTVDLYYFNVMEEEAVLAGFEEIKAKYDHLDVLVNCAGGLGGRSRFEEMETKFYRDVLALNLDSVFFVTRSAIPMLKKGEDASIINFASNAGWNAGGPGAGMYGTSKGAVVTLTRAMAKDLAEYGIRVNGVSPGTIDTDFHKQIKETNIDVFNSWKNNILLKRLGQPEEVASVIDFLVGPKASFLTGEIIQVNGGQDLI; translated from the coding sequence ATGACAAAGTTAGCGATGATTACAGGTGGAACAACAGGAATAGGTTTAGCAACAGCTAAATCTCTAGGTGCGCTAGGATATTCTATTATTCTTAATGGAATTGACAAAGAACAAGGAGCAGCAGCGGAAAAAGAGCTGAAAGATCTTGGCGTAACAGTAGATCTATACTATTTCAACGTGATGGAAGAAGAAGCTGTACTAGCAGGTTTTGAAGAAATCAAAGCGAAATATGATCACCTAGATGTATTAGTAAACTGTGCTGGCGGACTTGGCGGACGTTCCCGTTTCGAAGAAATGGAAACAAAATTCTACCGTGACGTACTAGCTTTAAACTTGGACAGTGTGTTCTTCGTAACACGTTCTGCTATTCCAATGCTTAAAAAGGGTGAAGATGCTTCTATTATTAACTTTGCATCTAACGCAGGATGGAATGCAGGTGGACCAGGAGCAGGAATGTACGGAACTTCTAAAGGAGCAGTTGTGACATTGACACGTGCAATGGCAAAAGACTTAGCGGAATATGGAATCCGTGTAAATGGAGTTTCACCAGGAACGATTGATACTGATTTCCACAAACAAATTAAAGAAACAAATATTGATGTATTCAACTCATGGAAGAACAATATTCTTCTGAAGAGATTGGGTCAACCTGAAGAGGTTGCAAGTGTAATTGATTTCCTAGTTGGACCAAAAGCTTCATTCCTAACAGGAGAAATTATTCAAGTTAATGGTGGACAAGACCTTATTTAA
- a CDS encoding cupin domain-containing protein, with amino-acid sequence MVQHYYMSEDMVTDDLGDGVTRRILAYEDNLMVVEVMFEEGSFGAMHSHPHEQITYIIEGEFEFDIGGEKKVLKAGDSTYKEPEIIHGAVCLKKGKLLDIFTPHREDFVGGDK; translated from the coding sequence ATGGTTCAACATTATTATATGTCAGAAGATATGGTTACAGATGATTTAGGCGATGGTGTTACTAGACGTATCTTAGCATATGAAGATAATTTAATGGTTGTAGAAGTAATGTTTGAAGAAGGTTCCTTTGGTGCTATGCACAGCCATCCACATGAGCAGATTACGTACATTATTGAAGGTGAGTTCGAATTTGATATCGGTGGAGAAAAGAAAGTTTTGAAAGCAGGCGATTCAACTTATAAAGAGCCAGAAATTATTCATGGTGCTGTTTGCTTGAAAAAAGGAAAATTATTAGATATTTTCACACCACATAGAGAAGACTTCGTAGGAGGAGATAAATAA
- a CDS encoding SDR family NAD(P)-dependent oxidoreductase encodes MTKLAMITGGTTGIGLATAKSLGALGYSIILNGIDKEQGAAAEKELKDLGVTVDLYYFNVMEEEAVLAGFEEIKAKYDHLDVLVNCAGGLGGRSRFEEMETKFYRDVLALNLDSVFFVTRSAIPMLKKGEDASIINFASNAGWNAGGPGAGMYGTSKGAVVTLTRAMAKDLAEYGIRVNGVSPGTIDTDFHKQIKETNIDVFNSWKNNILLKRLGQPEEVASVIDFLVGPKASFLTGEIIQVNGGQDLI; translated from the coding sequence ATGACAAAGTTAGCAATGATTACAGGTGGAACAACAGGAATAGGCTTAGCAACAGCTAAATCTCTAGGAGCACTAGGATATTCTATTATTCTTAATGGAATTGACAAAGAACAAGGAGCAGCAGCGGAAAAAGAGCTGAAAGATCTTGGCGTAACAGTAGATCTATACTATTTCAACGTGATGGAAGAAGAAGCTGTACTAGCAGGTTTTGAAGAAATCAAAGCGAAATATGATCACCTAGATGTATTAGTAAACTGTGCTGGCGGACTTGGCGGACGTTCCCGTTTCGAAGAAATGGAAACAAAATTCTACCGTGACGTACTAGCTTTAAACTTGGACAGTGTGTTCTTCGTAACACGTTCTGCTATTCCAATGCTTAAAAAGGGTGAAGATGCTTCTATTATTAACTTTGCATCTAACGCAGGATGGAATGCAGGTGGACCAGGAGCAGGAATGTACGGAACTTCTAAAGGAGCAGTTGTGACATTGACACGTGCAATGGCAAAAGACTTAGCGGAATATGGAATCCGTGTAAATGGAGTTTCACCAGGAACGATTGATACTGATTTCCACAAACAAATTAAAGAAACAAATATTGATGTATTCAACTCATGGAAGAACAATATTCTTCTGAAGAGATTGGGTCAACCTGAAGAGGTTGCAAGTGTAATAGACTTCCTAGTTGGACCAAAAGCTTCATTCCTAACAGGAGAAATTATTCAAGTTAATGGTGGACAAGACCTTATTTAA
- a CDS encoding heparinase II/III family protein, with protein sequence MGKLFIKIISATYERGELPLSKPCYFENDLSLEQLLFVPEINKVETVEPNRQSVDMEKSNYALLKNERIDVFYKYGHNGPSHAHPDKMTIEVMLNDQTLTRDLSNSGYGSVVCNEWHRRSSSHNTVMVDGQDQTSFLPGQKLSFSDTKVNAKAEDVYEGVDFEREISLNDQGFNDLFMVSSNKEHVYDNFFHVESTLLTDLNDLFTVVKNADLGYQENGYSYFKNIQELVPKNAEEMVTLTWQLGEQQVISTINLKDSQLFIADSPSNPISEWRTSIIVRQKSQNARFEMSWMIQQ encoded by the coding sequence GTGGGTAAATTATTTATAAAAATAATCTCGGCTACTTACGAGCGTGGAGAACTTCCATTATCGAAACCGTGTTATTTTGAAAATGATCTTTCATTGGAGCAATTACTATTTGTTCCTGAAATAAACAAAGTCGAAACAGTTGAGCCAAATAGACAATCCGTGGATATGGAAAAATCAAACTACGCATTATTGAAAAATGAACGGATTGATGTTTTCTATAAATACGGGCACAATGGTCCGTCACACGCTCACCCAGATAAAATGACCATTGAAGTAATGCTAAATGATCAAACACTAACACGTGATCTATCTAACTCTGGTTATGGATCAGTTGTATGTAATGAATGGCATCGTCGTAGCTCATCTCATAATACTGTAATGGTTGATGGACAAGACCAAACTTCATTTTTACCTGGTCAAAAACTGTCTTTCTCTGATACAAAAGTCAATGCAAAAGCAGAAGATGTATATGAAGGTGTAGATTTTGAACGTGAAATCTCTCTAAATGATCAAGGATTTAATGATTTATTCATGGTTAGTTCTAATAAGGAACATGTTTATGATAACTTCTTCCATGTAGAATCGACTCTACTTACAGATTTGAATGATCTGTTTACAGTTGTGAAAAATGCTGATTTAGGATACCAAGAAAATGGCTATAGTTATTTTAAAAATATTCAAGAATTAGTTCCGAAGAATGCTGAAGAAATGGTTACACTGACTTGGCAATTAGGAGAACAACAAGTAATAAGTACAATCAATCTTAAAGATAGTCAATTATTTATTGCAGATTCACCGAGCAATCCAATTTCAGAGTGGCGAACAAGTATAATCGTTAGACAAAAAAGTCAAAATGCCCGATTTGAAATGTCATGGATGATTCAACAATAG
- a CDS encoding alginate lyase family protein, whose amino-acid sequence MKSMLNQLEKEVDSFYSTFKDDPSKTSAWGHHYFCKEDGSVLTYNPENENEHQCPLCGEVYSSPLLTRVWRTIYRNEAALTILKAAVLYKSTNDKKYMDTLVSISSFYFNSYTKFKLHNKEDEFYDDLSDFAWGCGRIMPQCLNESIFFIRIFTGLELVKEELPEELLKNIKEEFSEEFFALANPQVNKVHNISCWLNSAIGVIGLFSENKKMIEFAFDGTYNINRQLREGVTEDGFWYEGSIHYNFFTLEGVSYLALFAQRYEHSFEEMDVIKKMLVAAYNYAFSNQELPNPNDG is encoded by the coding sequence ATGAAGTCAATGTTAAATCAATTAGAAAAAGAAGTAGATAGTTTTTATTCAACATTTAAAGATGATCCATCCAAAACGAGTGCTTGGGGTCATCACTATTTTTGTAAGGAAGACGGAAGTGTCCTAACTTATAACCCAGAAAATGAAAATGAACATCAATGTCCCTTGTGTGGTGAAGTTTATTCTTCTCCATTGTTAACAAGAGTGTGGCGTACGATATACAGAAATGAAGCAGCTCTTACAATTCTGAAAGCTGCAGTACTCTATAAATCAACAAATGATAAAAAGTATATGGATACATTAGTTTCTATATCTAGTTTTTACTTTAATTCCTACACAAAATTCAAACTTCATAATAAAGAAGATGAATTTTATGATGATTTATCTGATTTTGCATGGGGTTGCGGCAGAATTATGCCACAATGTTTGAATGAATCTATCTTCTTCATTCGAATCTTTACCGGTTTAGAATTGGTTAAAGAGGAATTACCAGAAGAATTATTGAAGAACATCAAGGAAGAGTTTAGTGAAGAGTTCTTTGCACTAGCTAATCCACAAGTAAACAAAGTTCATAATATATCATGCTGGTTAAATAGTGCGATTGGTGTAATTGGTTTGTTTAGTGAAAACAAGAAAATGATCGAGTTTGCATTTGATGGAACCTATAATATTAATCGACAACTAAGAGAAGGGGTTACTGAAGATGGATTCTGGTATGAAGGGTCCATTCACTATAATTTCTTTACTCTTGAGGGTGTATCTTATCTTGCGTTATTTGCACAACGTTACGAGCATTCATTTGAAGAAATGGATGTCATCAAGAAGATGTTAGTAGCAGCATACAACTATGCTTTTTCTAATCAAGAACTACCCAATCCGAATGATGGTTAG
- a CDS encoding carbohydrate ABC transporter permease: MDRLNRSEKIFRVLSYILVGAFGIMALYPVVYAFSASISGKMAYESGQVRLFPKDINFSVYQLLYEDKGFWISYINTLFYTFFGTAWSMFISVTGAYALSKKKLLFRRQFNFFVVFTMWFTAGMIPQYLNYVNIGVDNRWGIVVAFGIQAYNIILLRNTFEAVPLEIEEAATVDGVKEFQLLTKIFIPMSKAGIATVTLFYATSRWNGYFWARILLTDSKELPVQVYMRILVENYQSMFDDMPVNLAYAADSYVYAILVCSIIPVLLIYPHIQKYFAKGVNLGGVKG; this comes from the coding sequence ATGGATCGATTAAATAGAAGTGAAAAAATATTTAGAGTACTTTCTTATATATTGGTAGGGGCTTTTGGCATCATGGCACTTTATCCAGTGGTCTATGCCTTCTCTGCTTCGATCAGTGGGAAGATGGCTTACGAATCGGGACAAGTTAGATTGTTCCCGAAAGATATTAATTTTTCAGTATATCAATTGTTATATGAAGATAAAGGTTTCTGGATTTCTTACATAAACACTCTCTTTTATACATTCTTTGGAACCGCTTGGAGTATGTTTATCTCTGTTACAGGGGCATACGCTCTATCTAAGAAAAAGTTATTATTCAGAAGACAGTTTAACTTCTTTGTAGTATTTACGATGTGGTTTACAGCAGGAATGATTCCTCAGTATTTAAACTATGTAAATATTGGAGTAGATAATCGTTGGGGAATTGTTGTTGCATTTGGAATACAAGCGTATAACATTATTTTATTGAGAAATACGTTTGAAGCAGTACCTTTAGAAATTGAAGAAGCGGCTACTGTTGACGGTGTAAAAGAATTTCAGCTGTTAACAAAAATATTTATTCCCATGTCCAAGGCCGGAATTGCTACCGTTACACTTTTCTACGCGACAAGTCGTTGGAATGGGTACTTCTGGGCACGAATTCTTTTAACAGATTCTAAAGAATTACCTGTTCAAGTGTACATGAGAATTTTAGTTGAAAACTATCAATCGATGTTTGATGATATGCCGGTAAACTTAGCTTATGCAGCAGATTCTTATGTGTATGCAATATTAGTTTGTTCGATTATTCCAGTATTACTAATTTATCCACACATTCAGAAATACTTTGCGAAGGGTGTAAACCTGGGAGGCGTCAAAGGATAA
- a CDS encoding sugar ABC transporter permease encodes MVKEQSWKRRWSLVKKDWRLYVLLLPLVIWFLMWAYKPMGGLLIAFKNYDAGLGILNSDFVGFSNFKTLMFGTYSDQFWSAFRNTFVISLYGIVFGFPIPIFLALFMSEIRHKTYSNVMQTFSYLPHFLSEVTITGLVITLVYNGEVNTGVIAELLINLGLISENTNLIQEASYFRPLYILTGIWKEAGYSSIVYFAAIMGISPTLYEALKVDGGNKLQEIRYVTFPGMAPTLIIMIILRIGTILTVGYERIILLYNANTYSTADVLSTFVYRVGLERGNQALGASADLFNAIIAFALVIGANYISRQVSETSLW; translated from the coding sequence ATGGTTAAAGAACAGTCATGGAAAAGAAGATGGAGTTTAGTTAAAAAAGATTGGCGATTGTATGTTTTACTTTTGCCATTGGTCATTTGGTTCCTCATGTGGGCATACAAACCAATGGGTGGGCTACTCATCGCATTTAAGAATTATGATGCGGGTCTTGGAATTTTAAATAGTGATTTCGTAGGATTTTCAAACTTTAAAACATTAATGTTTGGGACCTATTCAGACCAATTTTGGTCAGCGTTTAGAAATACTTTTGTAATCAGTTTATACGGAATTGTTTTTGGTTTCCCAATTCCCATTTTCTTAGCGTTATTCATGAGTGAAATTAGACACAAAACGTATAGTAATGTGATGCAGACATTCTCGTATCTCCCTCACTTTTTATCAGAGGTAACAATTACTGGTTTAGTGATTACACTCGTTTATAACGGAGAAGTAAATACTGGAGTAATCGCAGAGTTATTAATTAACTTAGGCCTTATTTCAGAAAATACAAACTTGATTCAAGAAGCTAGTTATTTTAGACCACTATACATATTAACAGGAATTTGGAAAGAAGCAGGTTATAGTTCCATTGTTTATTTCGCAGCCATCATGGGGATTTCTCCTACATTATATGAAGCGTTAAAAGTAGATGGCGGTAATAAACTACAAGAAATTCGTTATGTGACGTTCCCTGGAATGGCTCCTACCTTAATCATTATGATTATTTTGAGAATTGGTACGATTCTAACAGTTGGTTACGAACGAATCATCTTACTATATAACGCCAATACATATTCTACCGCCGATGTGCTAAGTACTTTTGTTTATCGAGTTGGATTGGAAAGAGGAAACCAAGCATTAGGAGCTTCTGCAGATTTATTTAATGCAATTATTGCTTTCGCTTTGGTTATCGGAGCCAACTATATTAGTAGACAAGTATCAGAAACATCATTGTGGTAG
- a CDS encoding DUF4962 domain-containing protein has translation MKKYLFLDQDIHQLRKDIYTSKKKFYKRLAEQCKGYLSAELPEEHPQKSTTYYGMAIANLSLMYILTEQEEYLEGAKRWMLAVSKYPHWGNAHLVDVDLSAAWILFGLSIGYDWLKDDLSIEDSTLIKEKLLLQGNRMYDYKVKTEGKGWSTNYWQNHNWINLNGLATAGYALVEENPNCQAWIDSAKDNFEIVFEGLPEDGSSYEGVVYWRYGAMWLFIYGHLLKEREGIDYFKESGFLKNTFDYRLYQAAPNLAEQIPFGDCHDRNSGHSTAIYYKVAAEYGNPYAQYMGDEVVDHLLYEEAYKSQVKPGILPESFFELIFYDPKVEKKDFKDLPLVKKFDDLGLVVIRDSWERDATHFSFKCSPPGGAKQWERLWKLKEEKGYNSFGLSHHHPDNNSFIMHANGEFLAIDEGYNRKSKLATHNGVLVDDVGYHDEGQKNVYSEYSQDMVGKLEAFVDEKEFVYVVGETAKTYQKDLEMQKAKRHIIYLKDGVFIMIDELASSKEHTYSWLLHTDTKAKISHQTENSQLLSYKNAESSLEVYQWSKQPATTTQTDTYVKEVMTTQEPDNYRDITMRTLAYKTETLQKNGLFISVFCPFSTNESNPFKVTISESNQDIKVQVEGETSKYALDLQTDDKGQITMELEVNNPQGQLRKVLR, from the coding sequence TTGAAAAAATATCTTTTTTTAGATCAGGATATCCACCAATTAAGAAAGGATATCTATACATCTAAGAAAAAGTTTTATAAAAGGTTGGCAGAACAATGTAAGGGCTATCTAAGCGCAGAGCTGCCAGAGGAGCATCCTCAAAAAAGTACTACTTACTATGGTATGGCAATTGCAAACTTATCACTCATGTATATTTTAACAGAACAAGAAGAATATCTCGAGGGTGCAAAACGTTGGATGTTAGCAGTCTCAAAATATCCACACTGGGGGAATGCCCATCTAGTAGATGTAGACTTATCAGCTGCTTGGATTCTTTTTGGATTAAGTATTGGATATGACTGGTTGAAAGATGACCTTTCAATAGAAGACTCTACATTAATAAAAGAAAAATTATTATTACAAGGTAATAGAATGTACGATTACAAAGTAAAAACAGAAGGAAAAGGTTGGTCCACTAATTATTGGCAAAATCATAATTGGATTAACCTAAATGGATTAGCTACTGCTGGATATGCTTTAGTTGAAGAAAACCCTAATTGTCAAGCGTGGATAGACTCAGCTAAAGATAACTTTGAAATTGTCTTTGAAGGCTTGCCGGAAGATGGAAGCTCTTACGAAGGAGTAGTCTACTGGCGTTATGGAGCGATGTGGTTATTTATTTATGGCCACTTGCTAAAAGAACGTGAAGGAATTGATTACTTCAAAGAATCTGGATTTTTAAAGAATACATTTGATTACCGTTTATACCAAGCAGCTCCAAATTTAGCAGAACAAATTCCTTTCGGTGATTGTCACGATCGCAACAGTGGACATTCAACGGCTATTTACTACAAGGTTGCAGCAGAATATGGAAATCCTTACGCACAGTATATGGGAGATGAAGTGGTAGATCACCTACTATATGAAGAAGCTTACAAGTCACAAGTTAAGCCAGGAATTTTACCAGAATCTTTCTTTGAATTAATCTTCTATGATCCAAAGGTAGAGAAAAAGGACTTTAAGGATTTACCATTAGTAAAAAAATTCGACGACTTAGGTTTAGTAGTCATTCGAGATTCATGGGAAAGAGATGCAACTCATTTCTCATTTAAATGTAGCCCTCCAGGGGGAGCAAAGCAGTGGGAACGCCTATGGAAGTTGAAAGAAGAAAAAGGGTATAACTCTTTTGGATTATCTCATCATCACCCAGATAACAACTCCTTTATTATGCATGCGAATGGAGAGTTTTTAGCAATAGATGAAGGGTATAACCGAAAATCAAAACTAGCTACTCATAACGGAGTATTAGTTGATGACGTTGGTTATCATGATGAAGGACAAAAGAACGTCTACAGTGAGTATTCTCAAGACATGGTCGGAAAATTGGAAGCGTTTGTCGATGAAAAAGAATTTGTTTATGTAGTTGGTGAAACGGCCAAAACATACCAAAAAGATCTAGAGATGCAAAAAGCAAAACGCCATATAATTTACCTTAAAGATGGTGTATTCATTATGATAGACGAACTAGCAAGTAGTAAAGAGCATACTTATTCTTGGTTGTTGCATACAGATACAAAAGCGAAAATAAGTCATCAAACTGAGAATAGTCAATTGTTGTCTTATAAAAATGCTGAAAGTAGCTTAGAAGTATATCAGTGGTCTAAACAACCAGCAACAACGACCCAAACGGATACTTATGTTAAAGAAGTAATGACAACCCAAGAACCAGATAATTATCGTGATATTACAATGAGAACTCTTGCATATAAAACAGAAACTCTTCAAAAAAATGGTCTTTTTATTTCTGTTTTCTGTCCGTTCTCTACTAATGAATCAAATCCGTTCAAAGTAACGATTAGTGAAAGTAATCAAGATATTAAGGTTCAAGTAGAAGGGGAAACTTCTAAATATGCTCTAGATTTACAGACAGATGATAAAGGGCAAATTACAATGGAGTTGGAAGTAAATAATCCTCAAGGACAACTACGAAAGGTATTGAGATAA
- a CDS encoding IclR family transcriptional regulator, whose amino-acid sequence MSNAALRTSYILDIVSKHDKGVTLSEIAQELGAPISSVNDIVRALVHTEMLELLDEKSKVYGVGIKSFLIGQRYINNTNILEKAVPIIDSLSSTLNKTVFFGRSVNEKLTYIYKSEPDEIVSSTCSIGSQTSLHTTSLGKAIMAYNDQLAEDILNRNLLKKTEFSIIDPQELRDELAKIRLQGYAVDDRENDSRLFCVGAPIFDIDGTVTTAISISGLVDDNRDIEYEVNLIKEKAKIISQKMGYTGRFQ is encoded by the coding sequence ATGAGTAATGCAGCATTAAGAACTAGCTACATTTTGGATATTGTTTCTAAACATGACAAAGGTGTTACGTTATCTGAAATAGCACAAGAATTAGGTGCGCCAATCTCTAGTGTCAATGATATTGTCAGAGCATTAGTTCACACAGAGATGCTGGAGCTATTAGATGAGAAAAGTAAAGTATACGGTGTGGGAATCAAATCATTTCTGATTGGTCAGCGATATATTAATAACACAAACATTTTAGAAAAAGCAGTACCCATTATAGATAGTCTATCAAGCACATTGAATAAAACTGTCTTTTTTGGTCGATCAGTTAATGAAAAATTAACTTACATCTATAAGAGTGAACCTGATGAAATCGTTAGCTCAACATGTTCCATTGGTAGCCAAACTTCTTTACACACTACCTCTCTAGGTAAAGCAATTATGGCGTATAATGACCAATTAGCTGAAGACATACTTAATCGAAACTTACTTAAGAAAACTGAATTCTCCATAATAGATCCTCAAGAATTACGAGACGAATTAGCGAAGATTCGCTTACAGGGCTATGCGGTTGATGACCGCGAGAACGACTCCCGTCTTTTCTGCGTAGGAGCACCTATTTTTGATATAGACGGAACTGTTACCACTGCTATTAGTATTAGTGGATTAGTGGATGATAATCGTGATATCGAATATGAAGTCAATTTAATTAAAGAAAAAGCTAAAATTATTTCCCAAAAAATGGGATATACAGGTCGGTTTCAATAA